CGGGCGTCCAGTGTTTTAGCGCTTTTTGCTCCGTAGCGAGCAAGTGGAACTGTGCATCGAAGCGTTGTGATGGCGCGTGAACAGGGACTTCCAGCAACCAGTCGCCGCGGTGCACATCATTTTTCTCGAATTGGATACCGGCAAGATTAAGTGCGCAACGTTGGCCCGCATGACCAGATTCCGCCACCTGGTTCTGTGCATGAATGCCACGTACCCGCACTTCAATGCCAGTAGGGGAAACGATCAGTTTGTCGCCGATGTGGACAGCGCCGGAAAACACCGTGCCGGTGACGACCGTACCCGTGCCTGCAATCGTAAACGCACGATCAACTGCCAGCCGGAAATGCCCGGCGCGGGAACGCTTTGGCAATTCAAGCGCAGTTATATCCAGATGGGCACGTAACTCTGCTACGCCCTGACCGGTAATCGCGGAAAGCGGGAATATCGGACTGTTATCCAGACCGGTGCCTGCCAGCAGGCCGTGGATTTCATGCATGACCGCGGCAATGCGTTCCGGCGCAACCCGATCTATTTTAGTAAGCGCGACTGCGCCGCAATTCAATCCCAGCAAATCCAGTATGGCCAAGTGCTCGCGCGTCTGCGGCATTGAGCCATCATCAGCGGCGATGACCAACAGCACGTAATCAATACCCGTCGCCCCGGCCAGCATGTTGTGCACCAACTTCTCATGTCCCGGCACATCTACAAAACCCAGCACATCGCCGTTGGGCAGGGGAGTATAGGCATAGCCCAGATCAATGGTAATGCCGCGTGCTTTTTCTTCTTTCAGGCGATCAGCATCGACACCGGTAAGGGCTTTAACTAAGGAGGTTTTGCCATGATCGATATGACCTGCAGTGCCGATAATCATTGATTGAAAATCACCCTGGTTAAGTAGTTTATTGGCTGCGGTTTGTTCGATTTATAGTGGAATAGGATGAGGGACTAATCCACCTAAGTTTGCCAATAATTCTACTTGAAAGTCGCTGCTTAGATACATGCAAATACTGCTATTGATTCTTATAATATTCCGTTATTTACAAAAAGCTGTTTGCGAGAAGTATGAATCCGCAATCCAAAGTGCCCATTCATCGACTGTTAACAAAAGATAGTGCTTCTGAGTTGCCAGTAATGCTTTTTTTCTATGTATCGTGCTATATGACACTAATGGAAAGTGCGTACCGGGTATGAGTACAGCGCTGACCTCATTTCATATCTTTTTCTGGCACCGGGTTGTGCCAGCGACTGTCTGCAGCAATCAGCGCATCAGCCTCTTTCGGTCCCCAGCTGCCGGGCTGATAGAGATGCGCCTGATGGCGGGAGTTTAATACCGGATCGACCACCGCCCAGGCAGCTTCGACTGCATCTTCACGAATGAATAACGCACCATCACCGGCGAGGGCATCTTCCAGCAAACGTTCATAGGGTGATTCAGCGCCAGTTTGTTCATCCAGCAGGTAAAGCTCGTGCTGGTCGCCGGTGAATTCTTTGCCTGCCCGTTTGACACGTGCAGCAAGCGCGACGGCTGAGTTAGGAGAAATCCGGAAGCGTAAATAATTGGCACGCTCGTTCACTGCTGCCGCATCGTCAAACAGTTTTTGCGGTGGCGGTTTCAGCTCGACCAGCACTTCGGCTGCTGATGCTTCCAGGCATTTGCCGGAACGCAAATACCATGGTACGCCTTGCCAGCGCCACGAATCGATAAATACCCGCAACGCGCAAAAGGTCTCGACATCCGAGTCCGGCGCGACACCTGCTTCCTGACGATAACCGCTGTACTGGCCGCGCACTACGTCGTCTGGCTGCAGTGGGCGCATGGCCTGAAACACCTTGGCTTTCTCACTGTGCACGGCGCCGAAGCCTTGATAGGACGGCGGTTCCATGGCCAGCAACGCGACAATCTGGAACAGATGGTTCTGGATAACATCGCGCAGGCAACCAGCGCTTTCGTAAAATGCGCCGCGCCCTTTGATGCCGAAATCTTCGGACTGCGTAATCTGCACGCTGGACACATAGTTGCGATTCCAGATCGGCTCGAGGAAGGAATTGGCGAAGCGGAAATAGAGAATATTCATGATCGCCTCCTTCCCGAGATAGTGGTCGATGCGGAAAATGGCATCTTCCGCAAACACCGACAGTGCGATGCGATTCAGCGCCTGGGCGGAAGCGAGGTCGCGCCCGAATGGTTTCTCGACGATGACGCGAGCCTGCTCGGCCAGACCTGCAGTGCCCAGCCCCTTGATCACAGTAGCGAACAGCGCAGGCGGTATAGCCAGATAATGTGCCGGACGACAGGCCGTACCCAGTGCCTGTTTGAGCGCAATGAACGTGCCCGGATCGTTGTAATCGCCGCCCACATAACAGAGCAATGACAGCAGGCGATTGAGTGCATCGCGATCATCGACCTTGCCGGCCTGAGCAACACTGTCCTCTACCCGTTGATGCAATTGCGCCAGACTCAGTTGCGATGCGGCAACACCTACCACCGGCACAGTGAGTACGCCACGTTTGACCATTTCATACAGCGCGGGAAAGATCATCTTGTGCGCAAGGTCGCCAGTGACGCCAAAAATCACCAGCGCGTCGGCAGGGATCGTGCGGCTATGGGTATTGTTCATTTCGACCCCTTCGACTACAGTTTTACAATTCGGCTATGTGTCGATGGAAGTGGGTACCATTACACTTTGGGCAAGGAGGGATATGCCCAGGCTTATGGAAATGCAGTTTTTCACCACATTGATCACATGTCAGCGTGCCCAGCCCAGTCAGCTCACCGGTGTGATAACCAGCTGCTTCCGCTCTCAGTTTCAGGCGCGCCAGCGCTACTGTGGTCTGATCGGCTGCGTTGGTAAAGCGTTCCAGAAAGTCACGCTTGACCAATGCCATATCAAACCCTATCCATGCCGACAGATCTTTACCATTCTCATTCATATGTTGCGCAGCATCGATCAGGTCGCGTTTCACATAGGCTTCCAGCTTGTCGACTTCATCGCCGCTAAATTTGTTTAAAGCCACAATCTCGTTGCGAATCTCGTTGTATATTTCACGCGCGACGGCACCACCTTGATGGGTTTTCTTTATCGCATTTTCCAGTAGCAATTCATAAGCTTCACCCATACCTTCAATGGGATCACGTGGTGGCAGTAAATCTTTCATTTTAATTCTCCTTTGAGTTGTTGTTGCTTAAGGTTTGGGGTATGGCGCTGCCAGCAGCAGTTGCTGGCTTATTGACGCCAATTCCTGCAGCCGTGCAGAGCCTACTTCCGGATAACTCATGTTGAATGACTTGAATGTATCCAGAATAATTTCGGAAATAATCAGGCGCGCGTTTTTCTTGTCATCAGCAGGAACCACATACCAAGGTGTGTGCTCGGCACTGATTGCATTCAGACATGATTCATATGCATTGCTCCTCATATTTTTCTGGCAGTACTCCAAATTAGGCGACATCGCTAGCTAGTTCTGTGCGGTGGCGTACCAATACGCACATTTGAGCAAACACATCGGATGTATTATTCCCTCATTTCTGCTACAGAATTCGATTGAATTCGATTGATTTCGATTGATTTCGATTGATTTCGAGTGGCGCAGAGACGCTGTCGTGATGCGGAATAAGTCGCGCTGTATAATCCGATGCCGGGAGTGCTGCAGGCACCTCTGCCCGATAGGCATAGCCATTTGATGCACCTATCAGTTGCCGCACTCGCGTCATTTTTACTTGCTCGGATGCAGTGCCATTAACATCATTGGCATAAAGCTCAACTTTAGAGTTTAATATGAGAAGAATTTTACACTGCGGGCCTATTCAATCAGATTGTCAGCTACCAGTTCCAGCAAACTGTGCATGGTTTTGTCCCACTGAAAATGCGCCTGCCCATCGTCAAAAGTCTGGCGGCAATTGGAGCAACTGGTGACCGCAATGTCTGCGCCCGCGGCATCGATCTGCTGCATTTTAATCTCAAACGCTTTATGACGCAGAGGGTCAGCGCGATGGATGGTAACGACGCCGCCTCCGCCGCCACAGCACCAGTTTAGGTCGCCAGTATCCTGGGTTTCTTTCAGGTCGGCTCCGAGTGCATGGATGACATCGCGCGGTGCCTGAGTAGCGCCGCCGCGTCGAGAGATCTGGCAGGGGTCGTGAAAGGTGATCGATTTGCCCAGTGCTTTAAGTTTTATTTCGCCGCTCTGCACTTTTTCGGCAAGAAACTCCGATATATGCAGTACCTGAAATGGCAGCGGCTTGCCATACATGTTGGCACCCTGCCAGCGTAATGCGCCGTACGCGTGGCCACACTCGGGCATGATTACCAGCTTGGCGCTGCAGTCGATGGCGGCTTGGATCAGCTTCATGCTCAAGTCTTTTTGCCATTCGCTGTTGCCGGAGAGCAGCCCGAAATTAGTGGCTTCATAACCGTCGCTGCGCAGCGTCCAGGAGAGGCCCAGATGATTGAGCACCTTGGCCGTGGAGACGATGGATTGCGGGTATTTCATGATCTCGATGGAGGAGAGGGCGATGAGCACATCGGCCTGACTTTTATCCATAGGGATTTCTATCTCATTTTCATCTGCGAGCCAGTCGATACGTTCCTTCAGCACCTTGGCGGTGGCGCCCAGCGGGCTGCCTTCGCGTTCTGCACGTTCGGCTACGGCCCATAGCTCATGGGGCACCAGTCCGGCCGCAAACATGCCGTGCCTGGCTTGGCCGACGAGGGTGGCGATGTCGATTCCCATGGGGCAGATCAGGCTACAACGACCACACATGGTGCACGAATCGTAGAGCAGGGTTTGCCATTCTTCCAGCTCTTCGATGGTGACTTTGTGCTTGAGATTGAGCGCTTTATAAATAAACGAGAATGCGCCGGATTCCCTTTTGTAGGCTTGTTTAAAAGGCTCCAGTTTCCAGATAGGTGTGTACTTCGGATTCTGCGTCGAGGTGTAAAAATGGCAGGCCTGAGCACATTGGCCGCAGTGTATGCATGACTCCATATAGGTTGCTGCGGTGCGGCCAAAATCTTTGGCGAAACGTTGCATAGCCGCTGTGACGCGCTCTTCGTCTGGGCGTTCGCCTTGTTTGTCATAGCGCGTTTGCGGGTTCTCTACACTCAGACGGGGAGTATCCAGCTCAAGCGGATGCAGTGTGTCGATATCGCTCATGTGCGTGCGCCTTTCCGTGCAAACTGGGAACCGGTGGTTCCGCGGGATACGAAGACCAATACAGCATGGGCAAGCTTGCCAAAAGGTAGCCAGATCAGCAGTAATTCAAAGCTTAGCAGGTGAATGGCAACCACCACTCCATTCTGCGTGGCATCCAGGGCAGAACCGTTTTGCCCCAGCGCACCCAGCGCAGCCATGCCTGTGGCCAGCGGCAACATGGTGACAAACCAGCTGAAGTAATCATCAAAATTGGATAACAGTGCCAGTACCGGATTATTCATACGCACCATGAGGGCGACCAACAGGGAAATAATGGTGATAGCGGCAACCAGATAAATAACGCCATTGGGCAATGCTGGCCACGAGAGTCCTGTTATTTGGGTGATAAACACGATGTGGGGCAGGAAACCAAACACGATGATGGCCAGACCAAGGTGAAATGTGTAGCCGTTAATGACCGAAAATCGGGTGCTGGCGCGAAATTCGCGGTGCGGAATCATGCGGCTGAAAATCGTGCGAATCGCACCGGACAGGGTGTGGGTAGTACGCGGTAAGGACAAATCTTTTTTGACGGGATGACGGAAGATGGCAAATAAACGCCATGCAATGCCGATGATGAAAATGGTAAACGCTGCTTCTAGCCCCGTGCCCCTTGCAAATGTGATCAAATCCATTTTTGATTTATCCTGAATGCTTATGGCAGGGTAGATTCTGCCGGTTACGTTAAACGTAGCTGTTTAATCTGGCTCACAAATTCATGTGTATTTTTAT
The Sulfuriferula thiophila DNA segment above includes these coding regions:
- the zwf gene encoding glucose-6-phosphate dehydrogenase, whose amino-acid sequence is MNNTHSRTIPADALVIFGVTGDLAHKMIFPALYEMVKRGVLTVPVVGVAASQLSLAQLHQRVEDSVAQAGKVDDRDALNRLLSLLCYVGGDYNDPGTFIALKQALGTACRPAHYLAIPPALFATVIKGLGTAGLAEQARVIVEKPFGRDLASAQALNRIALSVFAEDAIFRIDHYLGKEAIMNILYFRFANSFLEPIWNRNYVSSVQITQSEDFGIKGRGAFYESAGCLRDVIQNHLFQIVALLAMEPPSYQGFGAVHSEKAKVFQAMRPLQPDDVVRGQYSGYRQEAGVAPDSDVETFCALRVFIDSWRWQGVPWYLRSGKCLEASAAEVLVELKPPPQKLFDDAAAVNERANYLRFRISPNSAVALAARVKRAGKEFTGDQHELYLLDEQTGAESPYERLLEDALAGDGALFIREDAVEAAWAVVDPVLNSRHQAHLYQPGSWGPKEADALIAADSRWHNPVPEKDMK
- a CDS encoding zinc ribbon-containing protein, coding for MKDLLPPRDPIEGMGEAYELLLENAIKKTHQGGAVAREIYNEIRNEIVALNKFSGDEVDKLEAYVKRDLIDAAQHMNENGKDLSAWIGFDMALVKRDFLERFTNAADQTTVALARLKLRAEAAGYHTGELTGLGTLTCDQCGEKLHFHKPGHIPPCPKCNGTHFHRHIAEL
- a CDS encoding (Fe-S)-binding protein — protein: MSDIDTLHPLELDTPRLSVENPQTRYDKQGERPDEERVTAAMQRFAKDFGRTAATYMESCIHCGQCAQACHFYTSTQNPKYTPIWKLEPFKQAYKRESGAFSFIYKALNLKHKVTIEELEEWQTLLYDSCTMCGRCSLICPMGIDIATLVGQARHGMFAAGLVPHELWAVAERAEREGSPLGATAKVLKERIDWLADENEIEIPMDKSQADVLIALSSIEIMKYPQSIVSTAKVLNHLGLSWTLRSDGYEATNFGLLSGNSEWQKDLSMKLIQAAIDCSAKLVIMPECGHAYGALRWQGANMYGKPLPFQVLHISEFLAEKVQSGEIKLKALGKSITFHDPCQISRRGGATQAPRDVIHALGADLKETQDTGDLNWCCGGGGGVVTIHRADPLRHKAFEIKMQQIDAAGADIAVTSCSNCRQTFDDGQAHFQWDKTMHSLLELVADNLIE
- a CDS encoding nitrate reductase; translation: MDLITFARGTGLEAAFTIFIIGIAWRLFAIFRHPVKKDLSLPRTTHTLSGAIRTIFSRMIPHREFRASTRFSVINGYTFHLGLAIIVFGFLPHIVFITQITGLSWPALPNGVIYLVAAITIISLLVALMVRMNNPVLALLSNFDDYFSWFVTMLPLATGMAALGALGQNGSALDATQNGVVVAIHLLSFELLLIWLPFGKLAHAVLVFVSRGTTGSQFARKGART